The following proteins come from a genomic window of Platichthys flesus chromosome 1, fPlaFle2.1, whole genome shotgun sequence:
- the lto1 gene encoding protein LTO1 homolog isoform X2, translated as MFRGVGYKEGFERGKCRGLQEGHRHGASHGAKLSIEMSFYYGFAITWKCLLQNKTEIKSRKRIKTLETLLGLIQNSSHNDPQSATLQEELEKLRAKFRQVCSMLNVPTDFKDHIKTSQGTSF; from the exons at GTTCCGAGGGGTGGGCTACAAGGAGGGATTTGAAAGAGGAAAATGCAGAGGATTGCAGGAGGGCCACAGACATGGGGCCTCTCATGGCGCCAAGTTGTCAATTGAG ATGTCCTTCTATTATGGGTTTGCCATCACATGGAAGTGCCTTCTCCAAAATAAAACGGAAATCAAATCAAG AAAGCGTATAAAAACTCTGGAGACTCTCTTGGGTTTAATCCAAAACTCTTCTCACAATGATCCACAGTCTGCAACACTACAGGAGGAATTGGAGAAGCTTCGGGCCAAGTTCAGACAG GTCTGCTCTATGTTGAATGTCCCAACTGACTTCAAGGATCACATCAAAACCTCCCAGGGGACCTCTTTCTGA